From the genome of Watersipora subatra chromosome 9, tzWatSuba1.1, whole genome shotgun sequence:
CTAAAACATTGTTTTGGGATGGCTGAAGATTATGACAAGGTAGTCTATGGCTTTAAGCACACCCTTACACTAACTAGAGACTCAGATGATAATGCAATATTTAGACATACTGCTGCAGACGCTGGTAAAGTTACGCTAAGCAAAATATCTTGGTTTATGCCTCATGTAATGCCAGCGGATGCTCCAAAGTTTCAACTCTATAAAACCATTGAAAGCAAGGCTCAGCTCGATGTAGGCTTCCGCATGAGACAATGTGACACTATTGCAGTTCCTCAAACCACTAATTTCACATGGAGGTTAGGGGTCAAGTCATCCTCTGAAAAGCCTCGGTATATAATTGTTGGTTTCCAGACCAATAAGAGCGGTGATCAAAAAACCAATCCCTCATTGTTTGACAACTTAAATGTTACAAATATGCATGCCATGCTAAACTCAACAAGATATCCCTTAATCGACTCGAACACTTCGTTTGAAAAGTATCAGTTTAGTCGTGTGTACGGTGATTCTGCAGCTTTCCAATCTAAGTTCTATGATTTGGATGAGCTTGTAGGCAACTCCAACATTACACCTGCCAATTACGCTACATTACATACGCGGTTTGTGCTTGACGTTAGCAAGCAAAGTGAACGACTTAAAAACAGTGTCACTGACATACTTATTAAAGCGCAATTTGGAGCTAATGCTCCAGCTGACACACAGGCTTACGCTGTGGTAATATCCGATCGTCTAATAAAATTCATATCGGATAGAAATAAGATGTCTATAGTCTACTAAATTCGTAATATTTTTATGCGCTACTGTGTATAAAAATTATAGTTCTGTAACACGATTTTTCATCAGTCGCGACATCTTTCTCTCCATTATTTCAACTTTTTCTTCATTTGTGCGAAGCCGttttttgagttttaaaatCCCAAAGCCTATCAACATCAGCAGCTGAATAGCGCTCATTGCTGTGTTCATGTATTGAGTATCACTAGTGCTGGTTAACGGACTGTCAATGCTTTCCATCGGCAAGAACCCGCTTGTATTTGCCATTTATTTCACACGAAAAACGAACAGGTTTATGTCAGTTAGTTCTCCTAAGTATTCGAGGCTGAGAAAGGTGGTTTGTAAAAATCGCAGCAATATCTGTAGTGAGGCAAAAACCATCTTTAAACTCTTTTCGTCTCGTTGCGTTTTTGTAATGAAACATCATTGTAGCTGATCCATTACTGTTTCCTCGCACCGCCGCAATTTTATATTGACCCCTTGAAAAGTTTACGGGTTGCCTTGCGCTATCTAAAATCGTAGCCTTCTTGGTATACATATTATAAGAGTAATATCTAAGAATAGGAGTTGTAATATCGCGGGGTAAATCACCTCTTACCGGACCTAAATATTCAGACGTTACGCTTTTTGCCGTTGTTAAGGATGAATTAGCTGAGACACCCTCGGTCACATCTGTTACAACTGAGGGGGTTTTCACGGTTGCTAAAAAATCAACTGCGTTACTAGTAGTGTAATATATCGACAACCCTGTACCAACAGCTATAAAAGCGGCTGCAAGTAATCCTATAGCGGTACAGGcggttttttatatttgacaTTTATTAAACATTTAGAGCTACTACAAGCTCAGCGCCGGTCACCTTATGATAATAGTTTATTCCTCGATCTTCAGCCATCCATTTTAGTTCCTCCATTTGAATGCAAGGTACAAATATGCATTGCTTATAAAATCTAGATTTTCTATAGGCGGTAGGAGTTATCAGcttaaaatatttgtcaatcatTTATTAGGTACTTTGTATGTTACATAACATACAAAATGGATATAAACGATAAAATTGTTGGGGAGTCACTGTACAGGCTGCCATAAAAGACACACAACTGTAGGACCTAAATGCTAGTTGTGCTTGCCGTATTTGTACAGCTcctttattatactatataaatcCTTTAAGCATTGAGGCAAGTAAGTCTTTGTAACTTTTTTGACTTTTTTTATActttattttaacttttcaaatttttaagtGAAATCTTAGAAATTTTTGGGAGATCTTGTCTGTCCGGGCCAAATCCAGGGTCTGTCCTGGAGTCCCCCACTTTATACTCTCTAGTGTAGGGTGTTACATTGATTTGTAATGATTCTCATAAATTCTAGCACCCTCGGTTGACTATCTTAAGGTAGATAGAAGCTCCTTCAATCTTCCATAATCGTCTGTATTTGACCATCGTAATATATGTGTTTTACTGAAGATGATTTTCTGTATTTGTAGAGGCTGACTACCGAGGTTGATGTTCGGAATACTCAAGTTCGGGATCTCTCTCACCGGTGCAATGGTTTGGTTTGGAAAATATCCAGTAACGTTTTTCCCTAGCATCTTGATTGTATCTAATTTTGTATTACAGCTGATTGCATAGGTACATGTGTTTGGGTGTACTCTATCACGCTATCTTTCAGACTAGATTATCTAAATTTTTCTTTTCCGGTTatctttattgaaataaattctGTACAATTATTCTCGTCCACTGGTAGTATTTTGTATTGACTTTAGTTAAATAAGGTACAGGGCTAGACTTGAAAAAAACCAGGACCTGCTGTAGCAACAGCATCTGACTTGCCTAATAAATATCTTGCGCTGTCTAAGCATGGAACAGGGTAACCATCTGTAGAGCTTCGGCTAGATTATGGCAGGCGTATTAGTAAGCTGACTAAAGTAGTTCATGAGATAAGTTAGTTTGCTGGTAAGCAAATGCTTGAAACATAGAGTTGAGTACGACAGCATTTGTATTCACTGCTGATAGCGTGGTTTTGATTGTAGAACTCACCGTAACATTTTTGAAGTGTTTAAGAAACTTGGTCATAAGGCCTTGATCCGAGAACAAAACTCATGAGTCGTTTTAGTCTCTATGTGAATTCAGTCCTGCTTTGTAAAATGTCAAGGCGAGATCTTGTTCTTTGGATACAAAGTGTGAATCAAAAAAGTTGCCTCCGACATCGAACCATGGTGTGTATTGGCAGGTTTTGACTAGATTTAAGTCCCATACGAGCATTGATTTATCATTTAATTCACAATGCCCCTTGTCATATTTACAATGGCTGATGTCTTCAGCTGTACTTTCAAATTTGTCAAAGTCATTTTCCTTGTACAAATATTTCTCCACATAGCTGCATTGGTTTGCACTAAAAACTCTTTGCTGGAAGCACTACACATATAATGTATTACTTGGTTCGCTCATAGTGTACACTCCGTCTCCTCCCTATAAAACTCCTGCTTGGCAATACTTGTGCCTTACTATTTCGAGGCGTTCCTTTTTCCTTACTTTCTGTGAAATGCTCGTTGTCCTTGACTTGACATTGTTGAAGAATGAAATTCGTCTGGTGGCGTGTGTTATGAACTTCGGGCACTGCTAGGCGGTAGTCCTTTGTTTAATCATGTTCTTCTGATAGACAGTGATAATAATTTTTGTGGGGTTAGGTCGTCTGCTTGCTGTTATCTGTTGAGCATTCATATTTTTGCTGGATTTGAAATATTTGTAGGCAATCATTTTTTCTTGTGCTGCAAATCATATGACGGTTTGGTTGTCCCTTGTTTGCTGTTGTCTCGGTAATGCAAAGTGCTAAGCACAAAATGATTAATTGGAAGTAGCTAGCTATTTTGAATAGGCCTAGCCATCTTCCAGTAAATCTTTTGCCTTTCGATTGTCAGTCTACGACACTCGAGTGCAAGTTTTCGACATCTATGCAGTTGACCATTTCAGGTGAGTGTTTATATTCTCTGCTGTCTCTAGATCGTCTTGCATGTTGTGAGATGGCGTCATTGTGGTCAGCCGTCAAAAGGTTGTGTACAATTTTCTGTGTACATACGCAAATGAAATAGTAGGTGCATTTACTCTTGGATGTTTTGCAAGAAGTTTGAAATCATTAAAATTATTTCgtttttatatattaacttTCATAATTGATATGCTGCTACTTGTAGGTGAAGGTAGAAATGTAAGTATGATTTTTTTACTGGTGGCAATGGCGTTATGCCTAGAACATCCCCCACTTCTCAGTGATTACCTACGACAGATGATAGTTATAGTTTAcgaacatttattttatactttgTCTGTTAGACATCATTTTTAATCATTGTCATACATTTCTAGATGATATCAGTTTTGCACTCTCAAGGTGTTTGCATATTGTGTGTCTTATTATCAATTGCCATAATTGTTGTTTGCAATCGCTAGAATGTAAATGTTGTCTATATAGAATGTaattatgatatataaacataatataccaATTGATAGAACTATGGATCGGAAACCATATTATACCATGATTTTGTGTACAAACTGATAACTTTGGTTCTattgattaaaaatttaaaagtgtTTTGCAGCTTGCTCCAAACATATTTTCTGGTTTTTTGAACATGTTATTTAAGCGTTATCAACCAAAAAATTGGCTGTTAGTAGCAACCAAACATAGACTTTTCGATTtctgaaaaatatatttgatttgAATTTGATCAATAACATCTCATATGGATTAACCTGatgtgtatatattagtatCACGGCAGTTAAGAATGTTACCAATATGTTGCAAAAGACTGTTTTCACTTCTCTTGAACGCAAAATTA
Proteins encoded in this window:
- the LOC137404727 gene encoding uncharacterized protein, whose amino-acid sequence is MTNILNITAPVERDELIEEYEYNEYEPITGTNLDNPGEIHINIETQDIFTHPNESYILVEGRLTKNDGTAYANADAVALINNGIRHLFRDARYALSGQEIESVLYLGQSTTMLGLLKYHDDFSKSQGLNQLWFKDTDTTAVLANNTGFAARQNYIVHYPNSKGTFSFKISLKHCFGMAEDYDKVVYGFKHTLTLTRDSDDNAIFRHTAADAGKVTLSKISWFMPHVMPADAPKFQLYKTIESKAQLDVGFRMRQCDTIAVPQTTNFTWRLGVKSSSEKPRYIIVGFQTNKSGDQKTNPSLFDNLNVTNMHAMLNSTRYPLIDSNTSFEKYQFSRVYGDSAAFQSKFYDLDELVGNSNITPANYATLHTRFVLDVSKQSERLKNSVTDILIKAQFGANAPADTQAYAVVISDRLIKFISDRNKMSIVY